A window of the Brassica napus cultivar Da-Ae chromosome A2, Da-Ae, whole genome shotgun sequence genome harbors these coding sequences:
- the LOC106397442 gene encoding BAHD acyltransferase At3g29680-like, translating to MAIKVTKTSRVNPATNSSHDSLLLPLTFFDLRWIKFHPTERVLFYKLHKHSSYHSLILPKLEHSLSTVLHHYLPLVGRLRWDPQDPKPHILVLPNDYVTLIVAESDADFSLLSRKGTRPETEIRSLVPELPASRDDSVFVLALQVTLFPNQGFSIGVTAHHSAMDGRSMSMFVRSWAHVCKHGNIGELTPCLDRTVINVPASLDARILEVVSYFSEDKTSSRSLKLPPSEEISPDTVRITLELTRENVEKLKERAKNELTRSHLHLSTFVVANAYLWSCLVKARGGDADRPVRFMYAADFRNRLGSPVPESYFGSCVLSVGCFGHKAGVVSGEDGFVNAVEIISDSVRGVGSLDVEALCELYIDGTMRVEPGTQTVSIVGSNRFGLYQSDFGWGKPVACETVSIDRNEAFSMSERRDESGGVEIGLCLKKCEMDLFIDLFQNGL from the coding sequence ATGGCCATCAAGGTGACCAAAACCTCCCGAGTCAACCCAGCAACAAACTCGTCTCATGACTcacttcttctcccactcaCCTTCTTCGACTTACGGTGGATAAAGTTCCACCCCACCGAGAGAGTCCTCTTCTACAAACTCCACAAACACAGCTCCTACCACTCCCTAATCCTCCCAAAACTCGAGCACTCTCTCTCCACCGTCCTCCACCACTACCTCCCGCTCGTAGGCCGCCTCAGATGGGACCCACAAGATCCCAAACCACACATCCTCGTCCTCCCAAACGACTACGTCACGCTGATAGTCGCGGAGAGCGACGCTgacttctcccttctctccagGAAAGGGACACGTCCCGAGACGGAGATACGTTCTTTAGTTCCAGAGCTTCCGGCTTCTCGCGACGACTCGGTCTTCGTTCTTGCTCTGCAAGTAACACTGTTCCCGAACCAAGGCTTCTCCATCGGGGTAACAGCTCATCACTCCGCTATGGACGGTAGATCAATGTCTATGTTTGTAAGATCATGGGCTCACGTATGCAAACATGGAAACATAGGGGAGTTAACTCCATGTCTAGACCGCACCGTCATCAACGTTCCCGCTAGTCTTGACGCGAGAATCTTGGAGGTAGTGTCGTATTTTTCAGAAGACAAAACCAGCTCGAGATCACTTAAGCTGCCTCCTAGTGAGGAGATTAGTCCAGACACGGTCAGGATCACGCTCGAGTTGACTCGGGAGAACGTTGAAAAACTTAAGGAGCGAGCTAAAAACGAGTTGACTCGGTCTCACCTTCACTTGTCAACGTTTGTTGTCGCCAACGCCTATCTTTGGTCGTGTTTGGTGAAAGCGCGTGGAGGGGACGCGGATAGACCGGTTCGGTTCATGTACGCAGCTGATTTCAGGAACCGGTTGGGTAGTCCGGTTCCGGAGAGTTACTTCGGGAGCTGCGTGTTGTCGGTTGGGTGTTTCGGACACAAAGCGGGAGTTGTGTCGGGAGAAGATGGATTTGTCAATGCGGTGGAGATTATTAGTGATTCGGTTAGAGGTGTTGGTTCGCTTGATGTTGAAGCGCTTTGCGAGTTGTATATTGATGGGACGATGAGGGTTGAACCGGGTACGCAGACTGTGTCGATTGTTGGGTCGAACCGGTTTGGGTTATACCAGTCGGATTTTGGGTGGGGGAAACCTGTGGCTTGTGAGACAGTGTCTATTGACAGGAATGAGGCGTTTTCTATGTCTGAGAGGAGGGATGAGTCTGGTGGCGTGGAGATTGGTTTGTGTTTGAAGAAGTGTGAGATGGATTTGTTTATTGATCTATTTCAAAATGGtttgtaa